The Kiritimatiellia bacterium genome contains a region encoding:
- the larE gene encoding ATP-dependent sacrificial sulfur transferase LarE encodes MKFEVQSHGEIARPNIRTLDDKVEALRARIRDMKSVVIAFSAGVDSTFLAAIAAREPGVKALAVTATSPSFPARELQEARALAALIGIPHRVIESNELANPNYANNPTSRCYHCKTELYGLLRAIADAEGYAHVVDGSNADDLADIRPGRRAALENRVESPLQEIGFSKADIREASRMLGLPTADKPAFACLASRFPYGEKITAEALARVERAENGLRDLGFQNVRVRVHRDVARIELDAKDIERAARAPIREQIVAHLRACGFRYVSLDLQGYRRGSLNEVFTRFEAAPVEDRRSSSGGECAQ; translated from the coding sequence ATGAAATTTGAGGTTCAATCGCACGGAGAGATCGCGCGTCCGAATATCCGCACCCTGGACGATAAAGTGGAGGCCCTGCGCGCGAGGATCCGGGACATGAAGTCGGTTGTGATCGCGTTCAGCGCCGGAGTCGACAGCACCTTTCTGGCCGCTATAGCGGCCCGCGAACCGGGCGTGAAGGCGCTCGCAGTGACGGCGACGTCGCCCTCATTTCCTGCGCGAGAGCTGCAGGAGGCGCGCGCCCTTGCCGCCCTCATCGGCATCCCGCACCGCGTGATCGAATCGAACGAGCTGGCGAATCCGAATTACGCGAACAACCCGACCAGCCGGTGTTACCATTGCAAAACCGAGCTTTACGGCCTGCTGCGAGCGATTGCAGACGCCGAGGGATACGCGCATGTGGTCGACGGATCCAACGCAGACGATCTCGCCGACATTCGCCCCGGCCGGCGCGCGGCGTTGGAGAACCGGGTGGAAAGCCCGCTTCAAGAGATCGGCTTTTCAAAAGCCGATATCCGCGAGGCCTCGCGCATGCTGGGTCTGCCCACCGCAGACAAGCCGGCGTTCGCCTGTCTGGCTTCGCGGTTCCCTTACGGAGAGAAAATTACGGCGGAGGCGCTCGCACGGGTGGAACGCGCAGAAAACGGGCTTCGCGACCTTGGCTTTCAAAATGTGCGGGTGCGCGTGCACCGCGACGTGGCGCGGATCGAACTGGATGCGAAGGACATCGAACGCGCGGCCAGAGCCCCGATTCGCGAGCAGATTGTGGCCCATCTCCGGGCGTGCGGCTTTCGGTATGTATCGCTGGATCTCCAAGGGTACCGCCGCGGCAGCCTGAACGAGGTGTTCACGAGGTTCGAGGCGGCGCCGGTCGAGGATCGCCGGTCTTCGTCCGGCGGGGAATGTGCTCAATGA
- the mnmA gene encoding tRNA 2-thiouridine(34) synthase MnmA has product MTEITARPRRVAVGMSGGIDSSVAAALLSEQGWEVIGLTLHMFKEGSRCCSLEDVQRARRVCDALGIRHYTLNVVEEFERKIIRPFAAAYSAGLTPNPCILCNRLFKFGVLIERALALGCDFVATGHYVRIERTAGGVCLRRGLDPRKDQSYFLHRLTQEQLQLCVFPLGELTKEQVRRIAAEKGLPIQGMRETADLCFITDAGPAPLVEKYHPEVRREGPIVDSSGRIVGTHRGVHRYTIGQREGLGIAAPHRLYVRELLPETNTLVVGRREEVLRDSCIVEDIFWQSGREPDFGVALTVRLRYQHSGVAAQLERLDARRARVKFAEPQFAVTPGQAAVFYAGDTLLGGGWIAKA; this is encoded by the coding sequence ATGACAGAGATAACAGCCAGGCCAAGACGGGTTGCCGTCGGGATGAGCGGTGGAATCGATTCGTCAGTCGCCGCGGCGCTTCTGTCCGAGCAGGGCTGGGAGGTGATCGGGCTTACCCTCCACATGTTCAAAGAGGGATCGCGTTGTTGCTCGCTCGAAGACGTTCAAAGGGCGAGGCGCGTGTGCGATGCCCTGGGGATCCGACACTACACGCTGAATGTTGTTGAAGAATTTGAGCGGAAGATCATCCGGCCGTTCGCCGCTGCCTATTCGGCAGGCCTCACGCCGAACCCCTGTATTCTTTGCAACCGATTGTTCAAGTTCGGCGTTCTCATCGAGCGAGCGCTGGCCCTCGGTTGCGATTTTGTCGCTACGGGGCATTACGTCAGGATTGAGCGGACGGCGGGAGGCGTCTGCCTGCGGCGTGGGCTCGACCCGCGGAAAGACCAATCCTACTTTCTGCATCGCTTGACGCAGGAGCAGTTGCAGCTTTGCGTGTTTCCGCTGGGGGAATTGACAAAAGAGCAAGTGCGCCGCATAGCCGCCGAAAAAGGGCTACCGATCCAGGGCATGCGGGAAACCGCGGATTTGTGCTTTATCACGGATGCGGGTCCGGCCCCGCTGGTGGAGAAATATCATCCGGAAGTGCGTCGCGAGGGACCGATCGTCGATTCATCGGGCCGCATAGTGGGCACCCATCGAGGAGTGCACCGCTACACCATCGGCCAGCGGGAAGGGCTGGGGATCGCGGCTCCGCACCGGCTATATGTGAGGGAACTGCTGCCGGAGACCAACACCCTGGTGGTCGGCCGCCGCGAGGAGGTCCTGCGGGATTCGTGCATCGTCGAAGACATTTTCTGGCAATCTGGCAGGGAGCCGGACTTTGGCGTGGCTCTGACCGTCCGGCTGCGGTATCAGCACTCGGGCGTCGCCGCACAACTGGAGAGGCTGGACGCCCGGCGCGCGCGCGTGAAGTTTGCGGAGCCTCAATTCGCCGTGACGCCGGGGCAGGCTGCGGTATTTTATGCGGGCGACACCCTGCTGGGCGGGGGATGGATCGCGAAAGCATGA
- the folK gene encoding 2-amino-4-hydroxy-6-hydroxymethyldihydropteridine diphosphokinase has protein sequence MTTRKAVECALSLGSCLGDRLRHLREARAAIAAIPGVTIIAASPVYETEPVGVKPEFAALHYLNAVLILETTLTADALRATLARIEEAAGRVRTEDKYAPRTLDIDILYHGDEFRSSPELSLPHPRWADRRFVVQPLADVRPDHILPGSTVTVAERLALLPIHPAVRKFTDQWPPIEAVGRPESNPQT, from the coding sequence ATGACAACTCGGAAAGCGGTTGAATGCGCGCTAAGCCTGGGATCCTGCCTGGGAGACCGACTTCGCCACTTGCGCGAGGCTCGGGCGGCCATCGCGGCCATCCCCGGCGTGACGATCATAGCCGCTTCACCCGTTTACGAAACCGAACCCGTAGGCGTGAAACCTGAATTCGCAGCCCTCCATTACTTGAACGCGGTCCTAATTCTTGAAACGACGCTGACCGCCGACGCCCTGCGAGCGACTCTCGCCCGGATCGAAGAGGCGGCCGGCCGCGTCCGAACCGAGGATAAATATGCCCCTCGCACACTCGATATCGACATCCTCTATCATGGCGATGAATTCCGCTCGTCTCCCGAACTCTCGCTCCCTCACCCGCGCTGGGCGGATCGACGATTCGTTGTGCAGCCGCTAGCCGATGTCCGCCCCGACCACATTCTGCCGGGGTCAACGGTCACCGTGGCCGAGCGCCTTGCACTACTCCCGATCCATCCCGCCGTGCGGAAATTTACCGACCAGTGGCCGCCCATTGAAGCCGTCGGTAGACCGGAATCCAACCCCCAAACCTGA
- the rpsB gene encoding 30S ribosomal protein S2: MDTGGYTPNVTVEDLLNAGLHFGHQTKRWNPKMKKYIFGTRNGIYIIDLHKSLELLKVALNFLYRTAAEGKSVLFVGTKQQAHLPIVSCADRTRQPYVTNRWLGGTLTNNVTIRKSIGRMQEIEALEKSGAFEKMPKKEAARLKRELEKLRSNLEGIKDMMTLPGAVFVIDTEREKIAISEANRLGIPVVAIVDTNSDPDPINYPIPGNDDASRAIELICKLAAEAIERGIADHTQIAAAEAQQKSAEDDRAKASESAAKATSTAAGAPAKAEPRKEVRRTRAPRAAETSAEESSYRSSADE, encoded by the coding sequence ATGGATACGGGCGGGTACACCCCCAACGTCACGGTCGAAGACCTCTTGAACGCCGGCCTTCATTTCGGCCACCAGACCAAACGGTGGAACCCGAAAATGAAGAAATACATCTTCGGCACGCGCAACGGCATCTACATTATAGACCTGCACAAATCGTTAGAGCTTTTGAAAGTGGCTCTAAATTTCCTGTACCGCACGGCCGCCGAGGGCAAGTCGGTGCTGTTTGTCGGAACAAAGCAGCAGGCCCACCTTCCGATCGTGTCCTGCGCCGACCGCACGCGCCAGCCCTATGTCACGAATCGCTGGCTCGGCGGCACGCTCACCAACAACGTCACCATCCGAAAAAGCATTGGTCGGATGCAGGAAATCGAGGCGCTGGAGAAGAGCGGGGCTTTCGAGAAAATGCCCAAAAAAGAGGCCGCACGCCTTAAGCGCGAACTTGAAAAACTGCGCTCCAATCTCGAAGGCATCAAGGACATGATGACGTTGCCCGGCGCGGTCTTCGTCATCGACACCGAACGGGAAAAAATCGCCATTTCGGAAGCCAATCGACTGGGCATCCCGGTGGTCGCCATCGTCGACACCAACAGCGACCCCGATCCGATCAACTACCCCATCCCGGGTAACGATGACGCCAGCCGGGCCATCGAGCTCATTTGCAAGCTGGCCGCCGAGGCGATTGAGCGAGGCATCGCGGATCATACGCAAATCGCAGCGGCTGAGGCCCAACAAAAGAGCGCGGAGGATGACCGCGCGAAGGCGTCCGAATCGGCGGCCAAAGCCACGTCAACCGCTGCGGGCGCGCCGGCCAAAGCCGAACCTCGAAAAGAGGTCCGCCGCACTCGCGCGCCGCGGGCTGCGGAGACTTCGGCCGAGGAATCTTCCTACCGTTCAAGCGCGGACGAATAA
- the tsf gene encoding translation elongation factor Ts: MNISATMVKELRDETGLGMMECKNALVEAKGDKQAAIRILRERGLAIAGKKADRAVKDGRVACEIYDGGKAGVMIEVNCETDFVARNAVFQAFMKDLLQIAKGLGDNQLADHVKEQVAAKIAEIGENIVVRRNVKYLLQGEGIIAGYIHLGEKVGVLVEMGCTKPDSVGTEVFREAVKDVTLHIAACNPAYLRREDVPAEVVNTEREIYAKQVQGKPANIIQKIVDGKMEKFYQQTCLVEQAFVKDADHTVAEMLKARGDSIGDTLTIRRFIRYQVGA; encoded by the coding sequence ATGAACATATCTGCAACGATGGTCAAGGAGCTCCGCGACGAGACGGGGCTAGGCATGATGGAGTGCAAAAACGCCCTTGTGGAAGCAAAAGGCGACAAGCAGGCCGCCATCCGTATTTTGCGAGAACGCGGCCTCGCGATCGCGGGCAAGAAAGCCGACCGCGCCGTCAAGGACGGCCGAGTGGCTTGCGAGATTTACGACGGCGGAAAAGCGGGCGTCATGATCGAGGTCAACTGCGAAACGGATTTCGTCGCGCGGAATGCTGTCTTCCAGGCATTCATGAAGGACCTCCTCCAGATCGCCAAGGGGCTTGGCGATAATCAACTTGCGGACCATGTCAAGGAACAGGTCGCCGCCAAAATCGCCGAGATCGGCGAGAACATCGTCGTACGCCGCAATGTGAAGTATTTATTGCAGGGCGAGGGCATTATCGCCGGCTACATCCATCTCGGCGAAAAGGTCGGCGTCCTTGTTGAAATGGGATGCACCAAACCTGATTCCGTTGGCACCGAGGTATTCCGGGAAGCCGTTAAGGATGTGACCCTCCACATCGCCGCCTGCAATCCCGCCTATCTCCGGCGCGAAGACGTCCCCGCCGAGGTCGTCAACACCGAGCGCGAAATCTATGCAAAACAGGTCCAGGGCAAACCGGCCAACATCATTCAAAAGATCGTCGACGGGAAGATGGAGAAATTCTATCAGCAGACCTGCCTTGTGGAACAGGCGTTCGTCAAGGATGCGGACCACACGGTGGCCGAAATGCTGAAGGCTCGAGGCGATTCGATCGGCGATACGCTGACCATTCGCCGGTTTATTCGCTACCAGGTCGGCGCCTGA
- a CDS encoding FHA domain-containing protein yields the protein MPFLRLQDASYGLPNMRLRYTKPDGTQMEFQLGDQPITIGRSADADIVLLDERVSRIHCGIRLWDGDFYIKDLKSRNGTWVNNQKIDVAKLKAGDVIRVGSTTLSFEQDPEVGTETAFREIEGKMDIGKGYTTILREIVNDTIPQRHTPVHTPPVGSSPASSSEPAPKATPAEPELPRVPLTEPKEEKRPEASSGAQSAVLKRRPITITIKRKS from the coding sequence ATGCCTTTCCTTAGACTGCAGGATGCAAGTTACGGGCTTCCGAACATGCGATTGCGTTATACTAAACCGGATGGCACGCAGATGGAGTTTCAGCTCGGCGACCAGCCGATCACGATCGGCCGCAGCGCCGACGCCGATATTGTCCTTCTGGACGAGCGCGTGTCGCGCATCCACTGCGGCATCCGGCTGTGGGACGGAGATTTTTACATCAAGGACCTGAAATCCCGAAACGGCACCTGGGTCAACAATCAAAAAATCGACGTCGCCAAGCTGAAGGCGGGGGACGTCATCCGCGTAGGTTCCACGACCCTGAGTTTTGAACAGGATCCTGAAGTGGGTACCGAGACAGCCTTTCGGGAAATCGAAGGGAAAATGGACATCGGCAAGGGATATACCACCATTTTGCGGGAGATCGTCAACGACACCATCCCACAACGCCATACTCCGGTCCATACGCCGCCCGTCGGATCCTCGCCGGCTTCATCGTCGGAGCCAGCGCCCAAAGCGACGCCGGCGGAGCCGGAGCTCCCCCGCGTGCCGCTGACGGAGCCGAAAGAAGAAAAGCGGCCCGAGGCCTCGTCGGGCGCACAGAGTGCCGTGCTCAAGCGCCGGCCGATCACGATTACGATCAAGCGCAAATCCTGA
- a CDS encoding tetratricopeptide repeat protein: MIARDFLSRSGIVLCVLMCAAVAACRAPQGPQQPRGGVQPAATFDDVVAELRAYHEMQRRHEEELNALRREIYQAALALKQARDRLEGVASQSTSNLARIVEMERRLNDLQVEADERVMEEIRGLRESLWREQEHQARLRAILAEREKEVREVRAALREQEKAFRQHAMLAGREEGNRSDSPPTEVALSKSAGTAPTEDKSRAAAPATTNATIVFRLVAEGQRALRAGDLDLARNRFEEALALQPGLASATLGLAAAAFHADDLDASRRLVDEVLAADSRNAQAIGMRGIILWREGKTREALRDCERAVELDPTDPLLRKFYGIVLNARGRTEDAAREMRRAVELDPTDAEAKMNLAILLSTGPKADLEAARRYYDEAVAAGAEPDPAIEEILRQGRLEP, from the coding sequence ATGATTGCTCGCGATTTTTTGAGCCGTTCGGGGATTGTGTTGTGTGTCCTGATGTGCGCGGCGGTGGCCGCGTGCCGCGCTCCGCAGGGGCCGCAGCAACCGCGGGGCGGTGTCCAGCCCGCCGCAACGTTCGATGACGTGGTGGCGGAACTTCGCGCCTATCACGAGATGCAACGGCGACACGAAGAGGAGTTGAACGCGCTGCGCAGGGAAATCTATCAGGCCGCGCTCGCGCTGAAGCAGGCCCGCGACCGTCTTGAAGGGGTTGCCTCACAATCCACATCCAATCTGGCTCGAATTGTGGAGATGGAGCGCCGACTGAACGACCTTCAGGTGGAGGCCGATGAGCGGGTCATGGAGGAGATTCGCGGCCTTCGCGAGTCGCTTTGGCGCGAGCAGGAGCACCAGGCGCGACTGCGAGCGATTCTCGCCGAGCGGGAAAAGGAGGTGCGAGAGGTGCGCGCCGCTCTGCGTGAACAGGAGAAAGCGTTCCGACAGCATGCCATGCTTGCCGGCCGCGAGGAAGGGAATCGGAGCGATTCGCCGCCGACAGAAGTGGCGCTCTCGAAGTCCGCCGGAACGGCTCCGACGGAAGACAAATCCCGTGCGGCTGCGCCAGCGACCACGAACGCAACGATTGTTTTCCGCCTCGTTGCAGAGGGGCAGCGCGCACTTCGGGCAGGGGATTTGGATCTGGCCCGTAATCGATTTGAAGAGGCTTTGGCCCTTCAGCCGGGGCTGGCGAGCGCGACCCTTGGATTGGCAGCGGCCGCATTCCACGCCGATGATCTCGATGCTTCGCGGCGCCTGGTCGATGAGGTGTTGGCGGCAGATTCGCGGAACGCGCAGGCTATAGGCATGCGGGGCATCATTCTGTGGAGGGAAGGCAAAACGCGGGAGGCGCTCCGAGATTGCGAACGGGCCGTGGAGTTGGATCCGACTGACCCGCTATTGAGGAAATTCTACGGCATTGTGTTGAATGCCAGGGGGCGGACAGAGGATGCCGCGCGCGAAATGCGTCGTGCTGTTGAACTGGATCCGACAGACGCGGAGGCCAAGATGAACCTAGCCATCCTTCTTTCGACGGGGCCCAAAGCGGACCTGGAGGCCGCCCGCCGATATTACGACGAAGCGGTTGCCGCGGGAGCCGAACCGGACCCCGCCATAGAGGAGATTCTTCGGCAAGGGCGGCTCGAGCCTTAG
- a CDS encoding dihydroorotase, whose translation MSDAFLITNGRVLDPATGEDAVRDLCISGGLIVRHAPPSARVIDAAGRFVTPGLIDLHVHMREPGGEENETIETASRAAARGGFTTVVAMPNTRPPHDTPETIRYVALRGREAGRVRVLPSGAITLGRQGKALANLAALAGAGAVAFTDDGCTVQDDALMQRAMDIARDLGKPILDHAQDNRIERQGGVMHEGEASRRFGLPGIPVEAETRIVQRDIELAESTGCRVHIQHVSSAAAADLIRSARARGAPVTAELTPHHLALCDEDIDPANANFKMNPPLRSRSDRAALERAIVDGSITCFATDHAPHSADKKARGFLRAPFGVVGLETAVGVTWTLLVRPGKMPALEWLRRWTTGPASVLGLPPPSLAPGCPADVAIFDVETPWIVHPNRFESKSHNTPFANWTLFGRAVAVWLAGKLVWEERS comes from the coding sequence ATGTCGGACGCCTTCCTGATTACAAACGGCCGCGTCCTCGACCCCGCCACGGGTGAGGATGCCGTTCGCGATTTGTGCATTTCCGGCGGGCTCATCGTCCGGCACGCGCCCCCCTCCGCCCGGGTCATCGATGCGGCCGGTCGGTTCGTCACACCGGGCCTCATTGATCTCCACGTGCACATGCGTGAACCCGGCGGTGAGGAGAATGAAACGATTGAAACCGCCTCCCGCGCCGCCGCGCGCGGCGGGTTTACAACGGTCGTCGCTATGCCCAACACCCGGCCGCCCCACGATACGCCCGAAACGATCCGCTACGTCGCCCTCCGGGGCCGCGAGGCGGGGCGTGTCCGCGTCCTTCCCAGCGGCGCGATCACGCTCGGTCGGCAGGGCAAGGCCCTCGCCAATCTCGCGGCACTCGCCGGAGCGGGCGCGGTCGCCTTCACCGACGACGGCTGCACGGTCCAGGACGACGCGCTCATGCAGCGAGCGATGGATATCGCCCGCGACCTCGGAAAACCCATCCTCGACCACGCCCAGGACAATCGGATCGAGCGGCAGGGTGGGGTCATGCACGAGGGCGAGGCGTCCCGCCGATTCGGTCTGCCAGGAATTCCCGTTGAAGCGGAGACGCGGATAGTCCAACGCGACATCGAACTGGCCGAATCCACGGGTTGCCGCGTCCACATCCAGCATGTCTCATCCGCCGCGGCCGCCGACCTGATCCGCTCGGCGCGCGCGAGAGGCGCGCCCGTCACCGCGGAATTGACGCCTCACCACCTCGCCCTCTGCGACGAGGACATCGACCCCGCCAATGCGAATTTCAAAATGAATCCGCCGCTCCGTTCCCGCAGCGACCGAGCGGCCCTTGAACGCGCCATCGTGGACGGATCCATTACCTGTTTCGCGACCGACCACGCGCCGCACAGCGCGGACAAAAAGGCCCGCGGATTTTTGCGCGCTCCTTTTGGCGTCGTGGGCCTGGAGACAGCCGTCGGCGTCACGTGGACCCTGCTGGTCCGACCGGGCAAGATGCCGGCCCTCGAATGGTTGCGCCGATGGACGACCGGGCCCGCATCCGTACTCGGACTGCCGCCCCCCAGCCTTGCCCCGGGCTGCCCCGCCGATGTCGCGATCTTCGACGTGGAAACGCCTTGGATCGTCCATCCCAACCGCTTCGAATCCAAGTCGCATAACACGCCATTTGCGAACTGGACCCTCTTCGGTCGCGCAGTGGCCGTCTGGCTGGCCGGCAAACTCGTTTGGGAGGAGCGCTCATGA